The Desulfuromonadales bacterium nucleotide sequence GCGCTCGGCGTGGAAACGCTCGAGCAACTCAAGCCCTGAGGTCCCCGGCATCTTGATGTCGAGAACGGCCAGGTCGTAGGCATTCTGGCGGAAGAGGGTCAGGGCCTCGGAGCCGCTCGAGGCAAGGTCGACGCTGAAGCCCTTCTTGCTCAGGGCCTTGGAGAGGACCCAGCGGATGCTCTCTTCGTCATCGGCAACGAGAATACGACGAATGGACATGGCGTTTTTCCAGTGATGAGTGTTGAGCGATGATGGTTGATGTTTTAAGTCTCTGATTCCGAAAGACTGTACGTTGTCCGTTGCAAAACCTTAACAGCCGATAACTACGGACAGCTGACAACGGACAACTCACGGCTTTTATCAGCGGATGAACGGCAGAGAAACGATACAGGCCGTTCCCTCGTTCGGAGTGCTCTCCATCTTGAGCAGCCCGCCATGCTCGCTGACTATCTTCTGGCAGGTGGCGAGTCCCAGGCCGCTGCCTCTATTTTTGGTGGTATAGAACGGGGTGAATATCTTTTCCAACTCTTCCCCGGGCATGCCGCGGCCGTTGTCCCGGACCTCAACAACGATGAATGGAACAGGACGGCTGCCCGGTTTGTTGAGGTGGTATTCGGAAGCCACCTTGGTGACGATCTCCACTCTGCCCTTGCGCTCGATCGCCTCGGCGGCGTTCTTGATCAGGTTGAGGAAGAGGCGGGTGAGCAGGTTTTCGTCGCCCCGCAGCGGCGGAATGCTCGGGTCGAGGCTGAGGACGAACTCGATCTCCTTGCCCCGGTGGGCCTCCTTCTGGAACAGCACGATGTCGCCGAGAATCTGGGCCAGGTCGACTTCGCCGAGCTGCGGGGGCCGTGGGCGGGCGAGATCCATCAACTCTTCGATGATGCTGTTGACCCGCTCAACCTCCCGGATCATGACGACCGTGTATTCCTTGAGCGGGCTCTCGGCGCCAAGCTCCATGGCCAGCAGCTGGGCCGCCCCCTTGATGCCGCCCAGCGGATTCTTGATTTCGTGGGCCAGACCGGCGGCCAGGGTGCCGAGCATGGAGAGCCGGTCCGCCTGTTTGACCGTATCCTCCAGTTCACGGACTCGGGAAAGATCGCGAAGGATCAGAACCACCCCTTCGTGCTCGCCGCGGTCGGTGTAGATCGGGGAGACGGAAACGCTCACCGGCAGGGGGGGGGCGCTGGGGCGGTGCAGGACGATGTTTTCATGGTCGGAGATGGAGCGGCCGTCGCGCACGGCTGTTCGCACCGGGTAAAGAATGCTCTCCTGGCCCGCGAAGAGTTCCTCGAAATGTCTGCCCAGGCTCTGGCGCTCCGAAAAGCCGGTGTACGCCTGAGCCGAGGGGTTGAAGAAGGTGATCATGCCCGCCCGGTCGGTAGCCACCACCGCTTCTTCGACATTCTCGAGAATGCGGACATAGAGCTGGGCATCGACGACGTGCTTGACTTTGGGCATCAAACCTCTCCGCCAGTGACTGGTTGGGACGCGGCAGCAGTAAAGTATTCTTCGGCGAGGCGGCGCAAATCGGCTGCGGAGTGAGCGTGGTTCACGGCCGTGCGAAAAGCCGCCGCGCCGGCCAGGCCCCGGCAATACCAGCAGAGATGTTTCCGCATGTCACGGGCCGCCTTGGCTTCGCCGAAAGTCTCCAGAAAAAGATCAAGATGCCGCAGGGCCACTTCAAGACGCTCGCCGGCGGTCGGCGGCACGGTCTCCGTCCCCTGTTGCAGGGCGAGGATGTCGCGGACCAGCCAGGGATTGCCGTAGCCGCCGCGGCCGATCATCACGGCGTCGCAGCCGGTCTTCTCCAGCATGGCCACAGCGTCGGCGGCGTTGAAGATGTCGCCGCTGCCGATGACCGGTACGGCCAGCGCCGACTTGAGCCGACCGATTTGCTCCCAGTCGGCGTGTCCGGAAAACCCCTGGCTGCGTGGCCGCGGATGCAGGGCCACCGCCTCGGCGCCTTCGCCAACGGCGATGCGGGCAACTTCAAGAAAATTGAGCGAACCGTGGTCCCAGCCGGAGCGGATCTTGACGGTGAGCGGCAGGTCGGTGGCGCGGCGGACCGCCGCCACGATCCGGCCGACCTTGGCTGGGTCGCGCAACAGCGCACTGCCGGCGCCCGAGCGGACCACCTTGTTGACGGGGCAGCCGAGGTTGAGATCGAGCAGCTCGCCGTCGTCGTGGACAAGCTCCGCGGCCCTGGCCAGAACCGCCGGATCTTCGCCGAAAAGCTGTATCCCCAGGGGCCGCTCCTCGGGAACGGAACGGAGCAGTTCCCGCGTCCGGCGGCCGGCCCGGATCAGGCCGTTGGCGCTGACCATTTCCGTAAAGACCAGCCCGGCGCCGCATTCTTTCATGATTCTGCGGTAGGGGAGGTCGGTAATTCCCGCCATGGGGGCGAGGATGACATTATTGGCGAGCTTCAGACGGCCGATTTGCATGGACTTCCAGGTTGCACAAATTTTGCGCATTCTAGCACGGGAGGGCGATAAAGCAAGGGGAAATTAGGTGGTCTTTCCGCAGGCAAAGGATACTGTATACAAAATTCGACTTGACAACTGCAACTTGTGTTGTTAGAACATTATTTGGAAAATGAAACCAGACAAGGTTTAAACCTTCTGCTTTAACCGTGAATTGAATTGTTATTGTTTTCGAGGGGTTGCCCCCTCTTCTCAGTCATTTTTCGTCCATTGAGAAGACGCTGGCACGGTCAGTTTCGGCCGTGCAGTCGTTGGCCTGGTGGGTCGTTGGCCCATCGATTATTTCCCAGAGGAGAGAGAGTATGCTGAAAGAATTGCTGAAGCAGAAGATCGAAGCATTCCGTCCCCGTACCGCCAAACTGGTCAAGGAATTCGGAAAAGTCAAGATCGACGAGGTGACCATCGATCAGTGCATCGGCGGTGCCCGTGACATCCGCAGTCTGGTGACCGACATCTCCTACCTCGACCCGCAGGAAGGGATCCGCTTCCGCGGCAAGACCATTCCCGAGACTTTCGAGGCGCTGCCCAAGGCTCCCGGCTCCAAGTATCCGACCGTCGAGGCCTTCTGGTTCTTCCTGCTGACCGGCGATGTCCCGACCCAGGCCCAGGTGGATCAGGTCTGCGCCGAGTGGAAGCAGCGCCAGAATGTTCCCTCCTATGTCTGGGATGCGATTCGCGGACTGCCCCGCGACAGCCATCCGATGGTGATGCTCTCCGTCGGCCTGATGGCGATGCAGAAAGACTCCAAGTTTGCCGCTTTCTACAACTCGGGCAAGTTCAACAAGATGACCGCCTGGGAATCTGTCTATGAGGACGCCAGCGACATCGTCGCCCGCATCCCCATCGTTGCCGCCTTCATTTATAACCTCAAGTATCGCAGCGACTACCAGATTGCTCCCGATCCCAAGCTCGACATGGGCGCCAACTTCGCCCACATGATCGGCCAGAGCGAGCAGTACAAGGATGTCGCCCGGATGTACTTCATCATCCACTCCGACCACGAGTCGGGGAACGTCTCGGCCCACACCACCCACCTGGTGCATTCGGCGCTGTCCGATCCCTATTATGCCTACTCCGCCGGTCTCAACGGCCTGGCCGGCCCGCTGCACGGCCTCGCCAACCAGGAAGTGCTCGGCTGGATCATGGATTTCCAGAAGAAACTGGGCGGCGCCGAGCCGACCAAGGAGAACGTTACCAAGGCGCTTTGGGATACCCTCAACGCCGGCCAGGTCATTCCCGGCTACGGCCACGCCGTTCTGCGCAAGACCGACCCGCGCTACACCACCCAGCGCGAGTTCTGCCTGCAGACTTCCGGCCTCAAGGACGACCCCCTGTTCAAACTGGTCGCCATGATCTTCGAGACCGCGCCGGGCGTCCTGACCGAGCACGGCAAGACCAAGAACCCCTGGCCGAACGTTGATGCCCAGTCCGGCGTCATCCAGTGGTACTACGGCGTCAAGGAGTGGGACTTCTACACCGTCCTCTTCGGCGTCGGCCGCGCTCTCGGCTGCATGGCCAACATTACCTGGGACCGCGGCCTCGGCTACGCCATCGAGCGGCCCAAGTCCGTCACCACCGAAATGCTGGAAAAATGGGCGGCCCAGGGCGGCAGAGAACTGCCGCAGACCAAGGCTGCTGCCTGCTAAAAGGTTCGTAACCTGAACAGAAAAAGGGGAGATGCCGCGGCATCTCCCTTTTTTTGTCCCCCCTGCGCAGCAGGGGGGATGTCGAGCGTTAGCGAGACAGGGGGGTCATTTCTTCTCCGGACGGCTGGCGTAGATCAGGAGTTTCTGGTCGGTGTAGCTCTCCACCTCGCCGGCGAAGGTTTCGATCTGGAAGTAGTCGTGGATTTTGGCCGAGGAGTCGATGAAGAACCTGTTGAGGCTCTGGATTCCTTCCCGGTTGAGGCCGGCCCGCCTGGCCCATTCCTGAAAATCATGGGTCTTGGGAAACCTTCGGGTTTCATGCACAATGAATCCGGCTTCGGTGATCATGGCGGTCCATTCGGCCTCGGTATAGGCGCGGATATGGGTCGGATCACGCATCTTTTCCATGGTCTGGTAAAATGCGGCAATCTCCGGGTCCTCGGGCAACAGGGTGTCGATCAGAACCATACGGCCGCCGCGGCGCAACACCCGGTAGAATTCGCGCATGGCGCGAGGGACATCGGGAAAGTGGTGGGGCGCGATCCGGCAGGTCAGCAGGGTGAAGGCGCCGGCCGGAAAGGGGAGGTCCTCGGCATCGGCCTCCCGGAAGGTGACGTTTTCGACCCCCCCTTCCTCGCTGATGAATTCCTGCGCCCTTTTGAGCATCTGCATGGTCAGGTCCGAAGCGACGACGCTGCGCACC carries:
- a CDS encoding response regulator, whose translation is MSIRRILVADDEESIRWVLSKALSKKGFSVDLASSGSEALTLFRQNAYDLAVLDIKMPGTSGLELLERFHAER
- a CDS encoding ATP-binding protein, whose translation is MPKVKHVVDAQLYVRILENVEEAVVATDRAGMITFFNPSAQAYTGFSERQSLGRHFEELFAGQESILYPVRTAVRDGRSISDHENIVLHRPSAPPLPVSVSVSPIYTDRGEHEGVVLILRDLSRVRELEDTVKQADRLSMLGTLAAGLAHEIKNPLGGIKGAAQLLAMELGAESPLKEYTVVMIREVERVNSIIEELMDLARPRPPQLGEVDLAQILGDIVLFQKEAHRGKEIEFVLSLDPSIPPLRGDENLLTRLFLNLIKNAAEAIERKGRVEIVTKVASEYHLNKPGSRPVPFIVVEVRDNGRGMPGEELEKIFTPFYTTKNRGSGLGLATCQKIVSEHGGLLKMESTPNEGTACIVSLPFIR
- a CDS encoding methyltransferase domain-containing protein encodes the protein MARDFKDKVREQFGRTAEGYVRNRGFASGEDLAEAARLLKPTTEDSLLDVACGGGHTALYFAPLVRSVVASDLTMQMLKRAQEFISEEGGVENVTFREADAEDLPFPAGAFTLLTCRIAPHHFPDVPRAMREFYRVLRRGGRMVLIDTLLPEDPEIAAFYQTMEKMRDPTHIRAYTEAEWTAMITEAGFIVHETRRFPKTHDFQEWARRAGLNREGIQSLNRFFIDSSAKIHDYFQIETFAGEVESYTDQKLLIYASRPEKK
- the dusB gene encoding tRNA dihydrouridine synthase DusB, which encodes MQIGRLKLANNVILAPMAGITDLPYRRIMKECGAGLVFTEMVSANGLIRAGRRTRELLRSVPEERPLGIQLFGEDPAVLARAAELVHDDGELLDLNLGCPVNKVVRSGAGSALLRDPAKVGRIVAAVRRATDLPLTVKIRSGWDHGSLNFLEVARIAVGEGAEAVALHPRPRSQGFSGHADWEQIGRLKSALAVPVIGSGDIFNAADAVAMLEKTGCDAVMIGRGGYGNPWLVRDILALQQGTETVPPTAGERLEVALRHLDLFLETFGEAKAARDMRKHLCWYCRGLAGAAAFRTAVNHAHSAADLRRLAEEYFTAAASQPVTGGEV
- a CDS encoding citrate (Si)-synthase produces the protein MLKELLKQKIEAFRPRTAKLVKEFGKVKIDEVTIDQCIGGARDIRSLVTDISYLDPQEGIRFRGKTIPETFEALPKAPGSKYPTVEAFWFFLLTGDVPTQAQVDQVCAEWKQRQNVPSYVWDAIRGLPRDSHPMVMLSVGLMAMQKDSKFAAFYNSGKFNKMTAWESVYEDASDIVARIPIVAAFIYNLKYRSDYQIAPDPKLDMGANFAHMIGQSEQYKDVARMYFIIHSDHESGNVSAHTTHLVHSALSDPYYAYSAGLNGLAGPLHGLANQEVLGWIMDFQKKLGGAEPTKENVTKALWDTLNAGQVIPGYGHAVLRKTDPRYTTQREFCLQTSGLKDDPLFKLVAMIFETAPGVLTEHGKTKNPWPNVDAQSGVIQWYYGVKEWDFYTVLFGVGRALGCMANITWDRGLGYAIERPKSVTTEMLEKWAAQGGRELPQTKAAAC